A genome region from Penaeus monodon isolate SGIC_2016 chromosome 14, NSTDA_Pmon_1, whole genome shotgun sequence includes the following:
- the LOC119581074 gene encoding CDC42 small effector protein 2-like — MPIYSSTMAGDVWGQWFACCITQQPQRRRRRIDRTMIGEPMNFVHTGHIGSGDVQMGNNQLVQLQTQMKSKGGYEQALPHNHMLTVVPVQRS, encoded by the exons ATGCCTATCTACTCATCTACAATGGCCGGCGATGTGTGGGGCCAGTGGTTTGCTTGCTGCATTACGCAACAGCCGCAG CGTCGACGTCGACGCATTGATCGCACCATGATTGGGGAGCCAATGAACTTTGTGCACACTGGCCACATTGGCTCAGGTGATGTGCAAATGGGAAACAACCAGCTGGTGCAACTGCAGACGCAAATGAAGAGCAAAGGGGGCTATGAACAAGCCCTGCCGCACAATCACATGTTGACGGTTGTGCCAGTGCAGAGATCatag